One genomic region from Nostoc sphaeroides encodes:
- a CDS encoding 16S rRNA (uracil(1498)-N(3))-methyltransferase, whose amino-acid sequence MSQLQRIAIAPSQFQQGQILLTKEQQHYLGRVLRLREGDRFIAMDGKGKWWLAQLVGEQAQVLEALLVETELPVSITLMVALPKGNGFDEVVRCCTELGVTCIAPVLSDRTLLHPSPQKLERWRRIAAEAAEQSERSFVPTILEPVTFNTGLSLVISHLSFANSQQYICVARGQFPHLKDCLQPKGQMTNDIGQETIVIATGPEGGWTTQEVENAIAFGFEPVSLGRRILRAVTAPVVALSLITAACEV is encoded by the coding sequence ATGTCTCAACTGCAACGAATAGCGATCGCACCCTCCCAATTCCAACAAGGGCAAATTTTGCTCACCAAAGAACAGCAACATTATTTGGGGCGCGTGTTGCGCTTGCGTGAAGGCGATCGCTTTATTGCAATGGATGGTAAAGGAAAATGGTGGTTGGCGCAGCTAGTAGGGGAACAAGCACAGGTTTTAGAAGCGCTTTTGGTAGAAACAGAATTACCTGTATCAATTACGCTGATGGTGGCGTTGCCCAAAGGCAATGGATTTGATGAAGTAGTGCGGTGTTGTACGGAGTTGGGAGTAACTTGTATTGCACCAGTATTGAGCGATCGCACTTTGCTTCATCCTAGTCCTCAAAAGCTCGAACGCTGGCGGCGCATCGCTGCGGAAGCCGCCGAGCAATCAGAGCGCTCTTTTGTACCAACAATTTTAGAGCCTGTTACTTTTAATACTGGTTTGTCATTGGTCATTAGTCATCTGTCATTTGCAAACAGCCAGCAATATATCTGTGTGGCGCGTGGTCAATTTCCCCATTTAAAAGATTGCTTACAGCCCAAAGGACAAATGACAAATGACATAGGACAAGAAACAATTGTTATTGCTACCGGGCCAGAGGGAGGATGGACAACACAAGAAGTAGAGAATGCGATCGCATTTGGATTTGAGCCTGTTTCCCTTGGTCGTCGCATCCTGAGAGCAGTTACAGCCCCAGTAGTAGCATTATCCTTAATTACCGCAGCTTGTGAAGTATAA
- a CDS encoding Uma2 family endonuclease: MVTTAKFAETRDVLQNISWQTFKAMLADMGCERNKRLAYDNGIVEIMTPLMPHENSNRLIEGFVLVLCEEFGLEVKSAGSLTMTRDDLERGAEPDSSYYIQNEFLVRNKENIDLNTDPPPDLVLEVEYSRSKIDKLALYASMGVPEFWRYNGNVLRIYALNNGQYSQSDRSPTFAPLLVTEIPRFIQESKKVGQIAVTRAFRTWVRQQISTAGQ; this comes from the coding sequence ATGGTAACGACAGCAAAATTCGCAGAAACTAGGGATGTGCTGCAAAACATCAGCTGGCAGACATTCAAAGCTATGCTGGCAGATATGGGATGTGAGCGAAATAAAAGGCTAGCTTATGACAACGGAATAGTAGAAATTATGACTCCGCTAATGCCGCACGAGAATTCAAACCGTCTCATTGAAGGTTTTGTTCTTGTGCTGTGTGAAGAATTTGGTTTAGAAGTTAAAAGCGCTGGTTCGTTGACTATGACGCGGGATGATTTGGAACGAGGAGCCGAGCCGGACAGTAGCTACTATATCCAAAATGAATTCTTAGTCCGCAACAAAGAAAATATTGACCTGAATACAGACCCGCCACCAGACTTAGTATTGGAAGTAGAATATTCCAGATCCAAGATAGACAAGTTAGCTCTTTATGCTTCAATGGGAGTCCCAGAATTCTGGCGTTATAACGGAAATGTTTTGAGAATCTACGCCCTTAATAATGGACAATACTCGCAAAGCGATCGCAGTCCAACTTTTGCGCCTTTGCTGGTGACGGAGATTCCCCGATTTATCCAAGAAAGCAAGAAAGTTGGACAAATAGCAGTAACTCGTGCTTTTCGTACTTGGGTTAGACAGCAGATATCTACAGCAGGGCAATAA
- the sir gene encoding sulfite reductase, ferredoxin dependent: MVKSAPSPIATRKPSKVEGIKENSNFLREPVATEILQDTTHFTENAVQLLKYHGSYQQDNRDNRTKGQEKDYQFMLRTKNPGGLVPPELYLALDKIADEYGNHTLRATTRQGFQLHGILKKNLKSAIATIVKNLGSTLGACGDINRNVMAPPAPFKNRPEYQYAWEYAQNIADLLTAQTGAYYEIWLDGEKAISAEEAPEVKAARQRNGNGTIIHDNEEPIYGTYYMPRKFKICVTVPGDNSIDLYSQDLTLVVITNKKKQLEGFNIFAGGGLGRTHGKEETFARLADPIGYVAKDDVYDIVKAIVATQRDYGDRTDRRHARLKYLINDWGVDKFRTQVEEYFGKPVEAFKPLPEFKYYDFLGWNEQGDGKLFLGISIDNGRIKDEGSFQLKTALREIVEQFNLSIRLTANHNLIFYDIEPDSKEAIQDILSRHGIVDDPSKIEPLVRYAMACPALPTCGLAITESERAIPGILERVRALLDKVGLQNEHFVVRMTGCPNGCARPYLAELGFVGSAPESYQLWLGGSPNQTRLAQPYTEKLHHNDLDTFLEPIFVYFKKSRKSKEKFGDFCDRVGFDAIREFAASYDPNTANGANKSRHRVNLKEEVYGKLKEVAESQGKPMTQLVTEALEAYFQNLS, encoded by the coding sequence ATGGTTAAATCTGCTCCTTCCCCGATCGCAACCCGTAAGCCTTCCAAAGTCGAAGGAATCAAGGAAAATAGTAATTTTTTGCGTGAACCTGTAGCTACTGAGATCCTTCAAGACACTACTCATTTTACCGAAAATGCGGTGCAGCTTTTGAAGTATCACGGTTCTTACCAGCAGGATAACCGCGATAACCGCACCAAGGGACAGGAAAAAGATTACCAGTTTATGCTGCGGACAAAAAATCCGGGTGGTTTAGTACCGCCGGAGCTATATCTGGCTTTAGATAAAATAGCTGATGAGTATGGCAACCACACCTTACGAGCGACTACCCGTCAAGGTTTCCAACTGCACGGAATTTTAAAGAAGAATCTTAAATCAGCGATCGCCACAATTGTCAAGAACCTGGGTTCGACTTTGGGAGCTTGCGGCGACATTAATCGCAATGTGATGGCACCACCAGCCCCCTTTAAGAATCGCCCAGAGTACCAGTATGCTTGGGAGTATGCCCAAAATATTGCTGACTTGCTGACAGCGCAAACAGGCGCTTATTACGAAATTTGGTTAGATGGGGAAAAAGCAATTAGTGCTGAAGAAGCCCCAGAGGTTAAGGCGGCGCGACAACGCAATGGAAATGGCACAATTATCCATGACAACGAAGAACCGATTTATGGCACTTACTATATGCCCCGCAAGTTTAAAATTTGCGTGACGGTGCCAGGGGATAATTCGATTGATTTATATTCCCAAGACCTGACGTTGGTAGTGATTACCAATAAGAAGAAGCAATTAGAAGGATTTAATATTTTTGCTGGTGGTGGTTTAGGTAGAACCCACGGTAAAGAAGAAACTTTTGCTAGGTTAGCAGACCCCATCGGTTATGTGGCGAAAGATGACGTTTACGACATAGTGAAAGCGATTGTTGCTACCCAAAGAGATTATGGCGATCGCACTGATCGTCGTCATGCCAGATTAAAATATTTAATCAACGATTGGGGTGTAGATAAATTCCGCACCCAAGTTGAAGAATATTTCGGTAAACCAGTGGAAGCCTTCAAACCACTGCCAGAGTTCAAATATTACGACTTCCTTGGCTGGAATGAACAAGGTGATGGCAAGCTATTCTTAGGTATTTCCATTGACAATGGTCGAATCAAAGATGAAGGTTCGTTTCAACTGAAAACCGCTTTGCGGGAAATTGTCGAGCAGTTCAACTTGTCCATCCGTCTAACAGCGAACCACAACCTGATTTTTTACGATATCGAACCAGATAGCAAGGAAGCGATTCAAGACATTCTCAGCCGTCACGGTATCGTAGACGACCCTAGTAAAATCGAACCGTTAGTGCGGTATGCAATGGCTTGTCCGGCTTTGCCCACTTGCGGCTTGGCAATCACGGAATCAGAACGAGCAATACCAGGTATTTTGGAAAGAGTTCGCGCCCTTTTAGATAAAGTTGGTTTACAAAATGAGCATTTTGTGGTAAGGATGACAGGATGCCCCAACGGTTGCGCTCGTCCCTACTTAGCAGAATTGGGCTTTGTCGGTAGCGCTCCAGAATCTTACCAATTATGGTTAGGGGGTTCGCCAAATCAGACTCGATTGGCACAACCTTACACAGAGAAGCTGCACCATAATGATTTAGACACCTTCCTAGAGCCGATTTTTGTTTACTTTAAAAAATCTCGGAAATCGAAGGAAAAATTCGGTGATTTTTGCGATCGCGTTGGTTTTGATGCCATCCGCGAATTTGCTGCTAGCTACGATCCTAATACCGCTAATGGTGCAAACAAATCGCGCCATCGGGTGAATTTGAAAGAAGAGGTTTATGGCAAGTTGAAGGAAGTAGCAGAAAGTCAAGGTAAGCCGATGACTCAGTTGGTGACTGAAGCGCTAGAGGCTTATTTCCAGAATCTTTCGTAA
- a CDS encoding outer membrane beta-barrel protein has protein sequence MNRLLKSFMTISALSSLLIAPLVLSASQASAETKKGTDASYVGAGVAAGVTSGGQGINDDATFGGNVTGRVKLGTTPFSARGNVLWSDKTSAIIPELSVDVPIANRTNAYLTGGYSFVEKDGSPTPIGNKDSVVVGAGVESEVANNFLVYTNAKVGLRAYQNSDTPAVSINGGFGYRFK, from the coding sequence ATGAACCGCTTACTCAAGTCTTTCATGACAATTTCTGCATTGTCTTCTTTACTAATTGCTCCTCTTGTTCTCTCAGCTAGTCAAGCTTCTGCTGAAACCAAAAAAGGTACTGATGCTAGCTATGTTGGTGCTGGTGTTGCAGCTGGTGTTACCAGTGGCGGACAAGGTATCAATGATGATGCCACATTTGGTGGTAATGTCACAGGTCGCGTGAAATTAGGAACTACGCCATTTTCTGCACGCGGTAATGTCCTCTGGAGTGATAAGACAAGTGCTATTATCCCAGAACTTTCTGTGGATGTGCCTATCGCTAATAGAACTAATGCCTATTTAACTGGTGGTTATTCTTTTGTAGAAAAAGATGGCTCGCCAACTCCCATAGGTAACAAAGATTCAGTAGTGGTAGGTGCTGGTGTTGAATCGGAAGTTGCTAACAATTTCCTCGTCTACACTAACGCCAAAGTCGGACTTCGTGCTTACCAAAATAGCGATACTCCTGCTGTTAGCATCAATGGCGGTTTTGGCTATCGCTTCAAATAA
- a CDS encoding ADP-ribosylglycohydrolase family protein produces MLTATKTLSGLMGLCVGDALGVPVEFTSRAERVKSPVTTMQGYGTWNQPPGTWSDDSSLSFCLAECLCRGYSLDAIANSFWRWYKEAYWTPRGDVFDIGQTTHTAIMRLKQGVVPHQAGGKVENSNGNGSLMRILPMAYCHRNLTLGELLARVHDVSAITHAHARSQMACGIYISIAVALLEGADPQTAYLQGLQDIQPIYSVREFLLEKPHFGRILSGEIAKVPVEEINSGGYVIDTLESSLWCLLNSSSYSEAVLKAVNLGGDTDTTAAVTGGLAGIYYGVENIPKQWINQIARRQDIIYLAERFARAVYS; encoded by the coding sequence ATGCTAACCGCTACAAAAACGTTGTCTGGTTTGATGGGTTTATGTGTCGGTGATGCGTTGGGTGTGCCGGTGGAGTTTACTAGCCGCGCTGAACGAGTAAAATCTCCAGTGACAACGATGCAGGGTTATGGCACATGGAATCAACCACCAGGAACTTGGTCGGATGATAGTTCCTTAAGCTTTTGCTTGGCAGAATGCCTTTGCAGGGGGTATTCGTTGGATGCTATAGCCAATTCCTTCTGGCGTTGGTACAAGGAGGCTTACTGGACTCCCCGTGGCGATGTCTTTGATATTGGTCAAACTACCCACACAGCAATTATGCGCCTGAAACAGGGAGTTGTTCCCCATCAGGCGGGTGGTAAGGTTGAAAATAGTAATGGCAATGGTTCCTTGATGAGAATCTTGCCGATGGCTTATTGTCACAGAAACTTAACTTTAGGCGAATTGTTGGCACGGGTACATGATGTTTCGGCGATTACTCATGCTCATGCGCGATCGCAGATGGCCTGTGGCATTTATATTAGTATTGCAGTGGCGCTCTTGGAAGGGGCTGACCCCCAAACAGCTTATTTACAAGGGTTGCAAGATATCCAACCAATTTATTCTGTGCGGGAATTTTTATTAGAGAAGCCGCATTTTGGCAGAATTTTGAGTGGTGAGATTGCCAAGGTACCAGTAGAAGAGATTAATTCTGGTGGCTATGTGATTGATACCTTAGAATCATCCCTGTGGTGTTTATTAAATAGCTCGTCTTATTCTGAAGCGGTGTTGAAAGCTGTTAACTTAGGTGGAGATACTGATACTACTGCTGCTGTCACCGGTGGGTTAGCGGGAATTTATTACGGCGTGGAAAATATTCCCAAACAATGGATAAATCAAATTGCTCGTAGACAGGACATTATCTACTTGGCAGAGCGTTTTGCAAGGGCTGTCTACAGTTAG
- a CDS encoding transposase: MRKLTDSDKQEILKLYRETAETTSTLADRYGVSNSTISRLLKSTLPEDEYEYLVSLKRAARTPEGRAQVSYEQLPLLTQPEPEIEVPPIIESHPVEVPKVEPLPRRVIHVEQELYSEETAESLAASRRVRRRPSATEKPKLRVTEKLETPEPKLPEIVSIPIPPLKDKHPGAAVIAQMLGEDLLDESEDLDDLEDDDLEDDDFEEEDFDDDDLDEERPLVTKRRPGEASVQVLPLSIANLPKTCYLVIDRSSELITRPLKDFGDLGQIPSLETQQRTLPVFDNHRVAKRFSTKRDRVIKVPDSKMLHKARTHLQAKGITRLLIDGQVYSLSTV, translated from the coding sequence GTGAGAAAATTAACAGACTCTGACAAGCAAGAAATTCTGAAGTTATATCGAGAGACTGCCGAAACAACCTCAACTTTGGCAGACCGCTATGGTGTGAGTAACTCGACAATTAGTCGTCTGCTCAAAAGCACTTTGCCAGAAGATGAGTATGAATACTTAGTCTCCTTAAAGCGGGCTGCGAGAACTCCTGAGGGTAGGGCGCAGGTAAGCTACGAGCAGTTACCTCTGCTGACTCAACCAGAGCCGGAGATAGAAGTTCCACCCATCATTGAGAGCCACCCTGTGGAAGTGCCAAAGGTTGAGCCACTACCACGTCGGGTAATTCATGTAGAGCAGGAACTTTACTCAGAGGAAACGGCGGAGTCACTCGCTGCTAGTAGACGGGTGCGGCGACGCCCCTCGGCGACGGAAAAACCAAAGCTGCGAGTTACAGAGAAATTAGAAACTCCAGAGCCAAAGCTGCCAGAAATAGTCAGCATCCCCATCCCACCGCTAAAGGATAAACATCCAGGAGCAGCAGTCATCGCGCAGATGCTGGGTGAAGATTTACTAGACGAATCGGAGGATTTGGACGATTTAGAAGATGATGATTTAGAAGATGATGACTTTGAGGAAGAAGATTTTGATGATGATGACTTGGATGAGGAAAGACCTTTAGTCACAAAACGAAGACCAGGTGAAGCATCAGTTCAAGTTTTACCTCTGTCGATAGCCAATTTGCCAAAAACTTGCTATTTGGTGATTGACCGTTCCTCGGAATTAATTACCCGTCCTCTCAAGGACTTTGGTGATTTGGGGCAAATTCCCAGCCTGGAAACCCAGCAAAGAACTCTACCAGTGTTTGATAACCATCGTGTAGCCAAGCGCTTTTCTACCAAGCGCGATCGCGTGATTAAAGTTCCTGATAGTAAAATGCTCCATAAGGCTCGGACTCATTTGCAAGCTAAGGGCATTACACGACTGCTAATTGATGGTCAGGTCTATTCCTTGTCTACGGTTTAA